A window of the Ostrea edulis chromosome 1, xbOstEdul1.1, whole genome shotgun sequence genome harbors these coding sequences:
- the LOC125664108 gene encoding uncharacterized protein LOC125664108, with amino-acid sequence MATKKECEKLMKACLSKDEQTAYNSLIVLKKRANDRNSHLTLIQCRIVPVFFQLLEFVEVKNLTDRRRKTIDLLFSILGDLCNLQECREEVYKHLYGLEFLVLYFCECEHESIQNRSCRTLANLAKHPGLCDSIHQTDFIETLVTRMETTENIHHQHTYCRAVRLLGKTSHQRDRILSHNAVYQVGKLIESDDATIRKEVYEVIEDYTVNRPSCEFATQLIRSGAFKVIVAKLNPVDNEEDQCTFPLLCKLNQISKIRPEFGSTGGLQTFIEMFHQVTKLSKQLSILNIVCLCCKESVNRVKVRNLGGLKILCEALKNEEYHKIHDRVISAVQCFVFDEAGLGMLLEYDLVSILISHLQRVAGFDSTSVSVQNYLREEEVENFEATFSPGIFEKFYSQFVQKQEIDEHEQDTVSKKNVFSIDSPTYEAKSDWNMEEYMSGAKCKETFEYAETPFSSPTSMSPLSTVSFYSPSMSPTSDYSPPSSPGCLDSSAVNTDLNYPVICSMSYDADDSPGGYSPKKNEEDASKLGSEVYSESEDEDDVCSVKGNSEGFQTPLSKPAEEFQTPLNKPTEEFQTPLNKPTEEFQTPLNKPTEEFQTPLSKPTEEFQTPLNKPTEDVKAPSINLFKKKRGVSDISEDEEIEVINKRRKTVASEDVAMSTCASAKTEKRRNGSCSTEQQILIILSRISQMFDPSKYLVTSETMCCCLDYLALVSKPEKRMARTLSRILTNRLCLKSLLQIHMPFLIYYKLLRNTDISYGEKILRSFLQSKHECLKNKQRNKMRNRSDSEDSTSSQLSFLDIEDSWSAVNLPTGKNQKTPENQGKDSKLTSSNENTAFSNQKSTEEDGDLSFPFRAGLILLQDISTEVDGPYGRGEVAHWIHNKDVEGYKDEAVFSLLFALWDSGMTQHYFIKQNFMETILKHVTSDITQHSKRAFLEALCFIGHIVLHTEPNKEADKLVLRHIENSTMSPGNVCKYESIQCKDISFSVQNTILPGKKEVLTQSSDLFQAMLEGHYSEAREEEIILPNTTPFALRYILHYLHGCDLSCELLGSVTKCDRSDDTLCNILDTVVLGHQYMLNNLVEFLVKLLHKVVTPENACHIFHFALTYDFPMLVADCIKRMFSSPNVMERVKGFRNFLVGPDAELFLSVLFDLLLDRKL; translated from the exons ATGGCAACAAAAAAAGAATGTGAAAAATTAATGAAAGCGTGTTTGTCTAAAGACGAGCAGACGGCATACAACTCTCTGATCGTTCTTAAGAAACGTGCGAACGACAGAAATAGCCATTTAACCCTGATACAGTGTCGAATTGTCCCAGTTTTCTTTCAGCTCCTGGAGTTTGTGGAAGTGAAGAATTTGACAGACAGACGTCGGAAAACGATTGATCTTCTGTTCAGTATTCTGGGTGACTTGTGTAATTTGCAGGAATGTCGTGAAGAA GTTTACAAGCACCTATATGGGCTGGAGTTTCTTG TGCTCTACTTTTGTGAGTGTGAACATGAAAGTATACAGAACCGGAGCTGTAGAACGTTGGCCAATCTAGCGAAACATCCCGGTCTGTGTGACAGCATTCATCAGACAGATTTTATAGAAACTCTTGTTACCAGGATGGAAACAACCGAGAATATCCATCACCAGCACACATACTGTAGGGCAGTCAG GTTACTGGGTAAAACTTCACATCAGAGAGATAGAATTCTGTCACACAATGCTGTATATCAAGTGGGCAAACTGATCGAGTCGGATGATGCCACGATAAGGAAGGAAGTGTATGAAGTAATAGAGGATTATACTGTAAATAG ACCATCATGTGAATTTGCAACTCAACTGATCAGATCTGGAGCTTTCAAAGTTATTGTAGCCAAACTTAATCCTGTTGATAATGAGGAAGACCAGTGTACATTTCCACTGTTATGTAAACTTAATCAGATCTCCAAAATCCGTCCAGAATTCGGGTCCACAGGGGGCTTGCAGACATTCATCGAAATGTTCCACCAAGTCACAAAACTATCCAAACAACTATCGATCTTAAACATTGTGTGTTTGTGCTGTAAGGAATCCGTTAATAGAGTGAAAGTAAGGAACTTGGGTGGGCTGAAAATTTTATGTGAAGCTTTGAAGAATGAAGAATATCATAAGATTCATGATCGCGTCATCAGTGCTGTACAATGTTTCGTATTTGATGAGGCCGGTCTCGGTATGCTTCTAGAATATGACTTGGTTTCCATTCTTATCAGTCACCTTCAGAGAGTAGCAGGATTTGATTCCACCTCAGTATCTGTGCAAAATTATTTAAGGGAGGAGGAAGTTGAGAATTTTGAGGCTACTTTTTCACCAGGCATATTTGAAAAGTTCTACTCACAATTTGTTCAGAAACAGGAAATTGATGAGCATGAACAAGACACTGTTTCAAAGAAGAACGTGTTCAGCATAGACAGCCCAACATATGAAGCAAAATCAGATTGGAATATGGAAGAGTATATGTCAGGAGCAAAGTGCAAGGAAACTTTCGAGTATGCTGAAACTCCATTTTCATCCCCCACTTCAATGAGTCCCTTGAGTACTGTGTCATTTTACTCCCCGAGTATGTCCCCTACCTCAGACTACAGTCCTCCCTCCAGCCCAGGGTGCTTAGACTCTTCAGCAGTAAATACTGATCTAAATTACCCAGTCATATGTAGCATGTCTTATGATGCCGACGACAGTCCAGGAGGATATTCTCCAAAGAAAAATGAGGAAGATGCATCGAAGTTAGGATCAGAAGTGTATTCTGAGTCAGAGGATGAAGATGACGTATGTTCAGTGAAAGGGAACTCGGAAGGATTTCAGACACCTCTCAGCAAACCAGCTGAAGAATTTCAGACACCTCTTAACAAACCAACTGAAGAATTTCAGACACCTCTTAACAAACCAACTGAAGAATTTCAGACACCTCTTAACAAACCAACTGAAGAATTTCAGACACCTCTCAGCAAACCAACTGAAGAATTTCAGACACCTCTTAACAAACCAACTGAAGATGTGAAAGCCCCTAGTATCAACCTATTCAAAAAGAAAAGGGGGGTGTCAGACATATCAGAAGATGAAGAGATTGAGGTGATTAACAAACGGAGGAAAACTGTAGCTTCTGAGGATGTAGCTATGTCAACATGTGCCTCAGCCAAGACAGAGAAGAGGAGAAATGGCTCCTGCAGCACGGAGCAGCAAATTCTGATTATTCTGTCAAGGATATCACAGATGTTTGATCCCAGTAAATACTTGGTGACATCAGAAACCATGTGTTGCTGTCTGGATTATTTGGCGTTGGTAAGCAAACCGGAAAAAAGGATGGCTAGAACACTAAGCCGAATTCTTACGAATCGCCTCTGTTTAAAAAGTTTGTTACAAATTCACATGCCTTTCTTGATATACTACAAACTGTTGAGGAATACTGACATATCGTATGGAGAAAAAATCTTGAGGTCTTTCTtgcaatcaaaacatgaatgcttaaaaaataaacaacggAATAAGATGCGAAATAGATCAGACAGCGAGGACTCCACTTCATCtcagttatctttccttgacaTTGAGGATTCGTGGTCCGCTGTGAATTTACCTACTGGGAAAAACCAAAAAACTCCTGAAAACCAAGGCAAAGATTCAAAATTGACTTCTTCAAATGAAAATACAGCATTTAGCAATCAGAAATCCACAGAAGAAGATGGGGATCTTTCATTTCCATTCCGGGCAGGACTGATTCTACTTCAAGACATCTCCACTGAAGTGGATGGACCATACGGACGTGGAGAGGTTGCGCACTGGATCCACAATAAGGATGTGGAGGGTTATAAAGATGAGGCAGTTTTCTCCCTTTTGTTTGCTCTCTG GGACTCAGGGATGACCCAACACTATTTCATAAAGCAGAACTTCATGGAAACTATCCTGAAACATGTGACCAGTGATATTACCCAGCATTCCAAGAGAGCATTCCTTGAGGCGCTGTGTTTCATTGGACACATTGTGTTACACACAGAACCAAACAAAGAGGCAGACAAACTTGTTCTGAGACATATAGAAAACAGTACAATGTCACCGGGAAATGTTTGCAAATATGAAAGCATTCAGTGTAAAGATATTTCATTCTCAGTTCAAAACACAATTCTCCCAGGGAAAAAGGAAGTTCTCACCCAAAGCTCAGACCTTTTCCAAGCCATGTTAGAGGGACATTACTCTGAAGCTAGGGAGGAGGAAATTATTTTGCCCAACACCACCCCATTTGCTCTGAGGTACATCCTGCATTATTTACATGGATGTGATCTCTCTTGTGAACTTCTTGGGAGTGTAACAAAATGTGACAGATCAGACGACACACTATGCAATATTCTGGATACTGTTGTATTGGGACACCAGTACATGCTGAACAACCTGGTGGAGTTTCTGGTGAAATTGCTTCATAAAGTTGTTACTCCAGAGAATGCTTGCCATATTTTCCATTTTGCATTGACTTATGACTTCCCAATGCTGGTTGCTGATTGTATAAAGCGAATGTTTTCCTCGCCGAATGTAATGGAAAGAGTGAAAGGTTTTCGGAATTTCCTGGTGGGGCCAGACGCAGAACTCTTTTTATCTGTCTTGTTTGACCTTCTGTTGGACaggaaactttaa
- the LOC125665418 gene encoding ras-like protein family member 10B, with protein MTSSHSDSDNPKIKLAILGAPGVGKTSIARQFVCNHFTEDYEPTEQRELYYPSIIINDHLYDLKIIDCPYIPYFPVNSLYEWTDFRGYGLRNATAYILVYDITAEESFQYIKTLREQILESRNMHDVPIFVVGNKHDLSDERGLSRREVANLVKKQWKCGYVECSAKFNWHIILLFKELMKTIDYIDHGHKPTSVRVQAVLRRNRCVIL; from the coding sequence ATGACCTCAAGCCACTCTGATTCCGACAATCCGAAAATAAAACTGGCCATTTTGGGTGCCCCGGGGGTGGGGAAAACCTCCATCGCCAGGCAGTTCGTGTGTAACCACTTCACGGAGGACTATGAACCCACGGAGCAAAGGGAGCTGTATTACCCATCGATCATAATTAACGACCACCTGTACGACCTGAAAATCATTGACTGTCCGTATATTCCGTATTTTCCGGTGAATTCTCTGTATGAGTGGACGGACTTCCGGGGCTACGGACTGAGAAATGCTACCGCCTACATTCTAGTGTATGACATTACAGCAGAAGAGAGTTTTCAATATATTAAAACTCTACGTGAACAAATTTTGGAAAGCAGAAATATGCACGACGTCCCTATATTTGTTGTGGGGAACAAACACGACTTGTCGGACGAAAGGGGTTTATCACGGAGGGAAGTCGCCAATCTAGTGAAAAAACAGTGGAAATGTGGGTACGTGGAATGTTCCGCCAAATTTAACTGGCACATCATCCTGCTTTTTAAAGAGCTGATGAAGACGATAGATTATATTGACCATGGCCACAAACCCACGTCCGTCCGGGTGCAAGCTGTGCTTAGGAGAAATAGGTGCGTTATCCTTTGA